A genomic region of Caulobacter sp. NIBR2454 contains the following coding sequences:
- a CDS encoding ribonucleotide-diphosphate reductase subunit beta, producing MTASSLTLPGLLTSSVGYKPFRYPWAYDFWKKQQQVHWMPEEVPLGEDLKDWATKLNDKERNLLTQIFRFFTQSDVEVADNYMERYGRVFKPTEVKMMLSSFANMETIHIAAYALLLETIGMPESEFGAFMEYEALKAKHDYMQQFGVDSNADIARTLAMFGGFTEGLQLFASFAMLMNFPRFNKMKGMGQIVSWSVRDESLHCEGIIKLYHAFNKETQCVTKAVADDIVDCCKHVVGLEDKFIDLAFEAGDVQGMTPEDIKQYIRFIADWRLRQLELPEVYGVKENPLPWLQSLLSGVEHANFFEARATEYSKAATKGQWHGAEGVWSNFDQMLTKRSENNIPAE from the coding sequence ATGACCGCCTCCTCGCTGACCTTGCCTGGCCTGCTCACCTCGTCCGTAGGCTACAAGCCCTTCCGCTATCCGTGGGCCTACGACTTCTGGAAAAAGCAGCAGCAGGTCCATTGGATGCCTGAAGAGGTGCCGCTGGGCGAGGACCTCAAGGACTGGGCCACCAAGCTGAACGACAAGGAGCGCAATCTGTTGACGCAGATTTTCCGCTTCTTCACCCAGTCGGACGTCGAGGTCGCCGACAACTACATGGAACGCTACGGCCGGGTCTTCAAACCCACCGAAGTGAAGATGATGCTCTCCTCGTTCGCCAACATGGAGACCATCCACATCGCCGCCTACGCCCTGCTGCTCGAGACCATCGGCATGCCCGAGAGCGAGTTCGGCGCGTTCATGGAATACGAGGCCCTCAAGGCCAAGCACGACTACATGCAGCAGTTCGGCGTCGATTCTAACGCCGACATCGCCCGCACGCTCGCCATGTTCGGCGGCTTCACCGAAGGCCTGCAGCTGTTCGCGTCCTTCGCGATGCTGATGAACTTCCCGCGCTTCAACAAGATGAAGGGCATGGGCCAGATCGTGTCCTGGTCGGTGCGCGACGAGAGCCTGCACTGCGAAGGCATCATCAAGCTCTACCACGCCTTCAACAAGGAGACGCAGTGCGTCACCAAGGCCGTGGCCGACGACATCGTCGATTGCTGTAAGCACGTCGTGGGTCTGGAGGACAAGTTCATCGACCTGGCCTTCGAAGCCGGCGACGTGCAGGGCATGACGCCCGAGGACATCAAGCAGTACATCCGCTTTATCGCCGACTGGCGCCTGCGCCAGCTGGAGCTGCCGGAAGTCTACGGCGTGAAGGAAAACCCCCTGCCGTGGCTGCAGAGCCTGCTGTCGGGCGTCGAGCACGCCAACTTCTTCGAAGCCCGCGCCACGGAATATTCCAAGGCCGCTACAAAGGGCCAATGGCACGGCGCCGAAGGCGTCTGGTCCAACTTCGACCAGATGCTCACTAAGCGCTCCGAGAATAATATCCCCGCCGAGTAA
- a CDS encoding MBL fold metallo-hydrolase: MKVKYFTHACFQVVTEQGVRLLCDPWTYNPVSNILWQFPECPIPPSEYVDQDYLYISHNHADHWDPLTLQHIPRTIPVIIRAYGDIDNPMRPTLHKMGFNVIELGHGETRRLERDLTITLYADLPTVDSAVVISDEQHSVFHQNDCMMALEEAEKIGAAHKVDVALLGVVNSSIYPTFFIMDEERKKSETEVRKRTVLERTSAYGKAIRAPYVIPCASDLVYIRLPETDDFLGPHAVEFRQYAADQGLGFEVLTMAPGDTLDLDAVRKDFQPAYSSHAELVEKLNAMRRRPDIQRTLAAQEAWEAGFTYDEEAYVPAMNAYVEHVSRNFEKVFENYTGSSTSPYRVLFAVHDEQGLKGFEVTIDFGRRAMGFAAVPYTTSTDGRNMVMEFSAKCLAMQMSCAMDIADIRSGWSRIYRPGALTAEEIAFWYVMALFNPFLQEQGLMVPHPPFEGRVSTVFRAEPPFAAEAA, from the coding sequence TTGAAGGTCAAGTACTTCACCCACGCCTGCTTCCAGGTCGTCACTGAACAGGGCGTGCGGCTGCTGTGCGATCCGTGGACCTACAACCCGGTCAGCAACATCCTGTGGCAATTTCCGGAGTGCCCGATCCCCCCTTCCGAGTATGTGGACCAGGACTATCTCTACATCTCGCACAATCACGCTGATCACTGGGACCCGCTGACGCTTCAGCATATCCCTCGGACCATTCCGGTTATCATCCGTGCCTATGGCGACATCGACAATCCGATGCGGCCAACGCTGCACAAGATGGGCTTCAACGTCATCGAGCTCGGGCACGGCGAAACCCGGCGCCTTGAGAGAGATCTGACGATCACGCTCTACGCCGACCTTCCCACGGTCGATAGCGCAGTGGTGATTTCCGACGAGCAGCACTCAGTCTTCCACCAGAACGACTGCATGATGGCCTTGGAGGAAGCGGAGAAGATCGGGGCTGCGCACAAGGTGGATGTCGCGCTACTTGGCGTCGTCAACTCCAGCATTTATCCCACGTTCTTTATCATGGACGAGGAGCGGAAGAAGAGCGAGACCGAGGTCCGCAAGCGCACGGTGCTGGAGCGAACCTCCGCCTACGGCAAGGCGATCAGGGCTCCCTATGTGATTCCTTGCGCCAGCGACCTCGTTTACATCCGCCTGCCCGAGACCGACGACTTCCTAGGTCCACATGCCGTGGAGTTCCGACAGTACGCCGCCGATCAAGGATTGGGCTTCGAAGTGCTCACGATGGCGCCTGGCGATACGCTAGATCTGGACGCCGTGCGCAAGGATTTCCAGCCAGCTTATTCCAGCCACGCTGAACTCGTCGAAAAGCTAAACGCAATGCGGCGCCGTCCGGACATCCAGCGCACACTTGCGGCCCAGGAAGCCTGGGAGGCCGGCTTCACCTATGACGAGGAGGCCTACGTTCCGGCGATGAACGCCTATGTCGAACATGTAAGCCGCAACTTCGAAAAGGTGTTCGAGAACTATACCGGCTCGTCGACCTCTCCCTATCGGGTCCTCTTCGCGGTCCACGACGAGCAGGGATTAAAGGGTTTTGAAGTCACGATCGACTTTGGTCGTCGGGCAATGGGCTTCGCTGCCGTCCCCTACACCACCTCCACCGATGGGCGGAACATGGTTATGGAGTTCAGCGCCAAGTGCCTCGCCATGCAGATGTCGTGTGCGATGGACATAGCCGACATTCGTTCAGGCTGGAGCCGGATCTATCGTCCGGGCGCGCTGACAGCCGAGGAGATCGCCTTCTGGTATGTGATGGCCCTCTTCAACCCCTTCCTGCAGGAACAAGGGCTGATGGTCCCCCATCCGCCTTTCGAGGGGCGTGTGTCCACCGTGTTTAGGGCTGAGCCGCCTTTCGCCGCCGAGGCGGCCTGA
- a CDS encoding glutathione S-transferase family protein produces MIHRPENLTVYGAVGSGSIAVEAALTLLGIDYELVEAPTWEGEAERAKVAPLNPLKQIPTLVFPDGEVMTESSAMLLWLADAYPEAGLAPGLTDPRRRQFLRWMSYIPASIYSMFWVLDEPSRLAAGPEAEAVIQERTIERIADCWRMMDEQVEPGTYIQGEQLTVLDLYVTVVSRWRPRRRRFYEVAPKLAEVVRRVDEHPLLQEFWAKRFPLEGGWEG; encoded by the coding sequence ATGATCCACAGGCCTGAAAACCTAACCGTCTATGGGGCCGTCGGCTCTGGTTCCATTGCGGTCGAGGCCGCGCTCACTCTCTTGGGCATCGACTATGAACTGGTGGAGGCCCCGACCTGGGAAGGCGAGGCCGAGCGCGCCAAGGTCGCGCCGCTCAATCCGCTGAAACAGATCCCGACCCTGGTCTTTCCCGATGGCGAGGTGATGACCGAAAGCTCGGCCATGTTGCTCTGGCTAGCCGACGCCTACCCTGAAGCCGGCCTGGCTCCGGGACTGACCGATCCTCGCCGTCGCCAGTTCCTGCGGTGGATGAGCTACATCCCGGCCAGCATCTATTCGATGTTCTGGGTTCTGGACGAGCCCTCGCGACTGGCGGCTGGTCCGGAAGCCGAGGCGGTGATCCAGGAGCGCACCATCGAACGCATCGCCGACTGCTGGCGGATGATGGACGAGCAGGTCGAGCCCGGGACCTACATTCAGGGCGAACAGCTGACGGTGCTGGACCTGTATGTGACCGTCGTCAGCCGCTGGCGCCCGCGGCGGCGGCGCTTCTACGAGGTCGCTCCCAAGCTGGCGGAGGTGGTTCGCCGGGTGGACGAACACCCCCTGCTCCAGGAGTTCTGGGCCAAGCGCTTCCCGCTTGAGGGTGGCTGGGAAGGCTAG
- a CDS encoding TonB-dependent receptor, translated as METQSNLGAAHRRRIGAMLMAGASLAALAIAGPSHAQTASADETSAASLDEIVVTARRRDERLQDVPAAVTAFSSATLQNMQATTVGDLQGSAPNLTIHQGDASNAVVYVRGVGQIDSLAFADPGVGVYVDDVYLGRAQGAFLDVYDVDRIEVLRGPQGTLYGRNTIGGAVKFVSKPLTSDFAGAFEATVGDYDRRELKGSIGGALVQDKLLAKAAFSYSGRDGYSTNAFDGRSDGDKNLLAGRMAFEYRASEDFSLRLNIDGSRDRPDTSRTPARATAVFGVPASLDRPFDVNASFNDLNDLSTAGVSLVADWALSDKVALKSITAYRQMSYDSNLDLDATTQNIFGVYVREDQDQVSQELQLNYTGDRLTAVGGLFYFKEHDETFSGLLGPAIGLVTGSLNDQHNESWAAYGQGSYSLTDQLSVTAGVRYTHEKKDFFRTQKFFDAAVVNKLPVPYSQGPFATSIDTSDKWSSVSPRLGVDYKATENVLAYASVSRGFKSGGFDGRANDAAGARPYDPETLWAYEAGLKTTLMDRRLTANVAVFWNDYKDLQLSSFTADANGGFSALFTNAGAATMRGVELELVARPIRPLTLNFVLGYLDGEYDEYIGPGGADISDQRELVNAPKWDGKVGATYVFDLADGATFTVGADAAFRSKTYPTVSSSEILAQKGYVAVDAFARWQDAEDKWFVQAGVKNLTDKRYIEQGFDLSSSLGYQLAYFGAPRTVSATIGVAF; from the coding sequence ATGGAAACTCAATCGAACCTGGGCGCCGCCCATCGCCGCCGCATCGGCGCCATGCTGATGGCGGGCGCGTCGCTCGCCGCACTCGCTATCGCCGGCCCTTCGCACGCCCAGACGGCGTCCGCCGACGAAACATCCGCCGCCAGCCTGGACGAGATCGTCGTCACCGCCCGCCGCCGCGACGAGCGTCTGCAGGACGTGCCGGCCGCTGTCACCGCCTTTTCCTCGGCCACGCTGCAGAACATGCAGGCGACGACCGTCGGCGACCTGCAGGGCTCGGCGCCCAACCTGACCATCCACCAAGGCGACGCCTCCAACGCCGTGGTCTATGTGCGCGGCGTCGGCCAGATCGACAGCCTCGCCTTCGCCGACCCGGGCGTGGGCGTCTATGTGGATGATGTCTATCTTGGCCGCGCCCAGGGCGCCTTCCTCGACGTCTATGACGTGGACCGCATCGAGGTGCTGCGCGGACCACAGGGCACCCTCTATGGCCGCAACACCATCGGCGGGGCCGTCAAGTTCGTCTCCAAGCCGCTGACCAGCGACTTCGCTGGCGCTTTCGAGGCCACGGTCGGCGACTACGATCGCCGCGAGCTGAAGGGCTCAATCGGCGGCGCCCTGGTGCAAGACAAACTGCTGGCCAAGGCCGCCTTTTCCTATTCCGGCCGCGACGGCTATTCCACCAACGCCTTCGACGGCCGCAGCGACGGGGACAAGAACCTGCTGGCGGGCCGCATGGCCTTCGAATACCGCGCCAGCGAGGATTTCAGCTTGCGCCTGAATATCGACGGCTCACGCGACAGGCCTGACACCTCGCGCACCCCCGCCCGCGCAACCGCCGTGTTCGGCGTGCCCGCATCCCTGGATCGTCCGTTCGACGTCAACGCCAGCTTCAACGACCTGAACGATCTGTCCACGGCCGGCGTCTCGCTGGTCGCTGACTGGGCCCTGTCCGACAAGGTCGCCCTGAAGTCGATCACCGCCTATCGGCAGATGTCCTACGACAGCAATCTGGACCTCGACGCCACCACCCAGAACATCTTCGGCGTCTATGTCCGCGAGGACCAGGACCAAGTCAGCCAGGAGCTGCAGCTGAACTACACCGGCGACCGGCTCACCGCCGTTGGGGGCCTGTTCTATTTCAAGGAGCACGACGAGACGTTCAGCGGCCTGCTCGGCCCGGCCATCGGCCTCGTCACCGGCTCGCTCAACGATCAGCACAACGAAAGCTGGGCCGCTTATGGTCAGGGAAGCTACAGCCTGACGGATCAGCTCTCGGTCACCGCCGGCGTTCGCTACACCCACGAGAAGAAGGACTTCTTCCGCACGCAGAAGTTCTTCGATGCCGCCGTGGTCAACAAGCTGCCGGTTCCCTATAGCCAGGGACCCTTCGCGACATCCATCGACACCTCGGACAAGTGGAGCTCGGTCTCGCCGCGCCTGGGCGTGGACTACAAGGCCACCGAGAACGTCCTGGCCTACGCCAGCGTCAGCCGCGGCTTCAAGAGCGGCGGCTTCGACGGCCGCGCCAACGACGCCGCCGGCGCCCGGCCCTATGACCCCGAAACCCTGTGGGCCTATGAGGCGGGCCTGAAGACCACCCTGATGGACCGTCGTCTCACCGCGAACGTGGCGGTGTTCTGGAACGACTATAAGGACTTGCAGCTCTCCAGCTTCACGGCCGACGCCAATGGCGGCTTCAGCGCCCTGTTCACCAACGCCGGCGCCGCCACCATGCGCGGCGTCGAGCTCGAGCTGGTCGCCCGACCGATCCGTCCCCTGACCCTGAACTTCGTGCTGGGCTATCTCGACGGGGAATACGACGAGTACATCGGCCCCGGCGGCGCGGACATCAGCGATCAGCGCGAGTTGGTCAACGCGCCCAAGTGGGATGGCAAGGTCGGCGCGACCTACGTATTCGATTTGGCGGATGGGGCGACCTTCACGGTCGGCGCGGACGCGGCCTTCCGCAGCAAGACCTATCCCACCGTCTCCAGCAGCGAGATCTTGGCGCAGAAGGGCTATGTGGCCGTCGACGCATTCGCCCGCTGGCAGGACGCCGAGGACAAGTGGTTCGTCCAGGCGGGCGTGAAGAACCTGACTGACAAGCGCTACATCGAGCAGGGCTTCGACCTGTCGAGCTCGCTCGGCTACCAGCTGGCCTACTTCGGCGCGCCTCGCACCGTGTCGGCCACGATCGGCGTCGCGTTCTAG
- a CDS encoding response regulator, producing the protein MEANPSNTTTSIDTLAVLIDAVEQLAGATTPADVGRILRVAARELTGADGITVVMREGPKVRYIDEDAIAPLWKGQAFPIDECISGWAMMNRQSVSISDIHADPRIPIALYEPTFVRSMIMVPVRPDDPIAALGAYWAKADTPTPKALAVLEMIARAARVALENVRLQASLNEALTLAQAASRAKSEFLANMSHEIRTPLNGMVGAMEGLSRTVLSGDQAALLDLLRESGDDLEHALGDILDFARLEEGDSPLEPAPLRLGDVIRDTVRLFERRIQTKRLRLNLRIATTAEVWVMGDRARVRQALSHLLANAVKFTDLGEITISAMATAEGIQIAVSDTGCGFDMADSERLFGRFEQADASITRAFGGAGLGLAIGRRLALLMGGRLEACSQPGEGSTFTLTLDLPACAAPEKVEDAGAGHDGDSAMDRPLRILVVDDHPTNRKVAELILAQIGAEVTSAEGGAEACQMFATGKFDAVLMDVQMPGMDGLTATRLIRELETARRQARTPILMLTASALPEHVEASRAAGADQHLTKPIQPASLFAALREATAKAA; encoded by the coding sequence GTGGAGGCGAACCCTTCCAACACCACCACCTCGATCGACACCCTGGCGGTGCTGATCGATGCGGTCGAGCAACTGGCGGGCGCCACCACGCCCGCGGATGTCGGCCGCATCCTTCGCGTCGCCGCGCGAGAACTGACCGGCGCGGACGGCATCACCGTCGTCATGCGCGAGGGCCCCAAGGTCCGCTACATCGACGAGGACGCCATCGCACCCCTTTGGAAGGGCCAGGCTTTCCCCATCGATGAGTGCATCTCCGGCTGGGCCATGATGAACCGCCAGAGCGTCAGCATCAGCGATATCCATGCCGATCCGCGCATTCCGATCGCGCTCTACGAGCCGACATTCGTGCGTAGCATGATCATGGTCCCTGTTAGGCCTGACGACCCCATCGCCGCGCTTGGCGCCTATTGGGCGAAAGCAGATACGCCTACACCCAAGGCCCTGGCGGTGCTGGAGATGATCGCTCGCGCCGCCCGCGTGGCGCTGGAGAATGTGCGATTGCAGGCCTCGTTGAACGAGGCGCTGACCCTGGCCCAGGCCGCCAGTCGGGCCAAGAGTGAGTTCCTGGCCAATATGAGCCATGAAATCCGCACGCCCCTGAACGGGATGGTCGGCGCCATGGAAGGTTTGTCCCGCACCGTCCTGTCGGGGGATCAGGCGGCCTTGCTGGATTTGCTGCGCGAGTCTGGCGACGACCTGGAGCACGCCCTGGGCGACATCCTCGATTTCGCACGCCTGGAGGAAGGCGACTCGCCGCTGGAGCCAGCGCCCTTGCGCCTAGGCGACGTGATCCGCGACACGGTGCGGCTGTTCGAGCGGCGCATCCAGACCAAGCGCCTGCGGCTCAACCTGCGCATCGCCACGACGGCGGAGGTCTGGGTGATGGGAGATCGGGCGCGGGTACGTCAGGCGCTCAGCCATCTGCTGGCCAATGCCGTCAAGTTCACCGACCTGGGCGAGATCACGATCAGCGCCATGGCGACAGCCGAGGGCATTCAAATCGCGGTGTCCGACACCGGCTGTGGCTTCGACATGGCCGACAGCGAGCGACTGTTCGGGCGCTTCGAGCAAGCCGATGCGTCAATCACCCGCGCGTTCGGCGGAGCCGGACTGGGTCTGGCCATAGGACGCCGACTCGCCCTGCTCATGGGGGGAAGACTGGAAGCCTGTAGCCAGCCGGGCGAGGGCTCGACCTTCACCCTAACCCTGGATCTGCCGGCATGCGCCGCGCCGGAGAAGGTCGAAGATGCCGGCGCCGGCCACGACGGCGACAGCGCGATGGACCGGCCGCTACGCATCCTGGTGGTCGATGACCATCCCACCAACCGCAAGGTGGCGGAGCTGATCCTCGCCCAGATAGGGGCGGAGGTGACCTCGGCGGAAGGTGGAGCCGAGGCCTGCCAGATGTTCGCCACCGGCAAGTTCGACGCCGTGCTGATGGATGTGCAGATGCCGGGCATGGACGGCCTGACCGCCACACGCCTGATCCGCGAGTTGGAGACGGCGCGCCGCCAGGCGCGGACGCCGATCCTCATGCTCACCGCCAGCGCCCTGCCCGAACACGTGGAGGCCAGCCGCGCCGCGGGGGCGGACCAGCACCTGACCAAGCCGATCCAGCCCGCCAGCCTGTTCGCGGCCCTGCGTGAAGCGACCGCCAAGGCGGCGTAG
- a CDS encoding alpha/beta hydrolase, with translation MQDPYVDPDTERLLARMAGDFAGAPAEPTVQERREGLAAAAALYGPETLPVGRIEDVIIDGPGGPLPLRIYYPVETRTPVPLLLHIHGGGWVLGDPAAYERVVRAYCAMGGCVVVDVDYRRAPENRFPAALLDCEAALAWAAANAERLGADPARIVVTGDSAGGHLSAGLCQRTSVPLAGQVLIYPVTSASSSADFASRDALGDGRWFLRHFDILRAEAEYFTTPAEQDTAAGSPLSAPPKALAKSPPTLVVTASLDPLVDEGRAYAQALEAAGVPTTYRCVEGTIHAFVLFAGQIALGREIIEQVGAFIRAA, from the coding sequence ATGCAGGACCCCTACGTCGATCCTGACACCGAACGCCTGCTGGCGCGCATGGCTGGGGACTTTGCTGGTGCGCCGGCGGAACCGACGGTCCAGGAACGGCGTGAGGGTCTGGCGGCGGCCGCCGCCCTCTATGGACCGGAAACCCTACCGGTCGGGCGCATCGAGGACGTTATCATCGATGGCCCCGGCGGACCGCTGCCTCTGCGCATCTATTATCCCGTCGAAACGCGGACTCCCGTACCCCTTCTGCTGCACATCCATGGCGGCGGCTGGGTTCTGGGTGATCCCGCGGCCTATGAGCGCGTCGTGCGCGCCTACTGCGCCATGGGCGGCTGCGTGGTGGTCGATGTCGACTACCGCCGCGCGCCCGAGAACCGGTTTCCCGCAGCCCTGCTGGATTGCGAGGCGGCCTTGGCCTGGGCCGCCGCCAATGCGGAGCGTCTGGGCGCGGACCCAGCGCGGATCGTGGTCACTGGCGACAGCGCCGGCGGCCATCTCAGCGCCGGTCTTTGCCAGCGGACAAGCGTGCCCCTCGCTGGCCAGGTGCTGATCTATCCAGTGACGAGCGCCAGCTCCTCGGCTGACTTCGCCTCGCGGGACGCGCTTGGCGACGGCCGCTGGTTTCTCCGCCACTTCGACATCCTTCGCGCTGAGGCCGAGTATTTCACGACCCCGGCCGAGCAGGACACCGCCGCTGGCTCGCCCCTGTCCGCCCCGCCTAAGGCCCTGGCCAAATCGCCGCCGACCCTGGTGGTCACCGCCTCCCTCGATCCGCTGGTGGACGAAGGGCGCGCCTATGCCCAGGCGCTGGAGGCGGCCGGCGTGCCGACCACCTATCGCTGCGTCGAGGGGACCATCCACGCCTTCGTCCTGTTCGCCGGCCAGATCGCCTTGGGGCGCGAGATCATCGAACAGGTCGGCGCCTTCATCCGCGCCGCCTAG
- a CDS encoding class I SAM-dependent methyltransferase codes for MGAAPPDFQVQATGIPGVRRLEPVPDQAYLHEYYASTYYEALAPGDRRLNADPDAVEEMRWMRESPHADVIATLRELGAGSRTLDIGCGLGELVGSLTDAGFEARGLDPSTMAVEHGRALGRNLIASDLEPFADDLANHGCADVIILSNVLEHIPHPAEVLKRLRRLLAPGGIVMIRVPNDFSALQEKARAAVDQKPWWVAIPDHVNYFTAEGLENFLAAESFEVLRRTADFPLELFLLMGEDYTRDPALGKSCHQRRRRLELAMGQELRMKFNQAMAAIGMGRNTIVFARPR; via the coding sequence ATGGGCGCCGCCCCCCCTGACTTTCAGGTTCAGGCGACCGGTATTCCAGGCGTGCGACGACTGGAGCCTGTGCCGGATCAGGCCTATCTCCATGAGTATTACGCCTCGACCTACTATGAAGCCTTGGCGCCCGGCGATCGGCGGCTGAACGCCGATCCCGACGCTGTCGAGGAAATGCGATGGATGCGCGAGTCCCCCCACGCTGACGTCATCGCGACCTTACGCGAACTGGGAGCGGGTTCTCGAACGCTCGACATCGGCTGCGGGCTCGGTGAACTCGTAGGGTCGCTTACCGATGCTGGCTTCGAAGCGCGGGGACTCGATCCATCCACCATGGCTGTGGAGCATGGCCGGGCGCTGGGCCGTAATTTGATCGCTTCCGACCTAGAGCCTTTCGCTGACGATCTGGCCAACCACGGCTGCGCGGATGTGATCATCCTCTCCAATGTCCTTGAGCACATTCCGCATCCGGCGGAAGTGCTGAAGCGGCTGCGGCGGCTTCTCGCCCCTGGTGGCATCGTCATGATCCGCGTGCCCAACGATTTCAGCGCCCTTCAGGAGAAGGCCCGCGCTGCTGTCGATCAGAAGCCCTGGTGGGTCGCCATCCCTGACCACGTAAACTATTTCACGGCCGAAGGGCTGGAGAACTTCCTCGCCGCCGAGAGCTTTGAGGTGCTGCGTCGCACAGCAGACTTCCCGCTGGAGCTGTTCCTGCTCATGGGCGAGGACTACACCCGTGACCCGGCGCTCGGGAAAAGCTGCCACCAGCGGCGGCGGCGTCTGGAGCTGGCCATGGGGCAGGAGCTTCGCATGAAGTTCAACCAAGCCATGGCAGCCATTGGCATGGGCCGCAACACTATCGTCTTCGCTCGGCCCCGCTAG
- a CDS encoding class I SAM-dependent methyltransferase, with the protein MSAWNEGYTTDVQYTSFFHAEIAPSHIAFAALMAGQRAPDLSGAFSYCELGSGQGVTLNAIAALHPQARFWGFDFNPAQIANAARLADRAGLGNVQFRDWSFAQALDNEAQLPRFDVIALHGILSWVSEQNREEIVRFIDRTLKPGGIVYASYNTQPGWAQMAPFRQLAREHYLRHPGRSDLHVPSILAFADAFTEIGAAYFKANPVVEKRLEAMRKQPAAYLAHEFLNTHWEAFYVTDIARQMAGARLDYMTSATLIENVAVASLPPGVTAMLADHMPDDRLWQELAKDFACNKMFRRDLYVRGLNPLSATDHAAMLGELRLALAVPREAVKLAFQGPVGEAGGAAAVYDPILDRLAKGAASFGELIAVTPGKDRAKTLQAVTLLVHSKQVLPVADKVDGKAARVLNIVLTAAQFAGESYGVVVAPKARTALQVSGDELMLLGGLLAGRKTAAEAAGHAVERLAANGRAPQQEGKALKGEAAVAFLTGRFAPLMEAKLGVWKDLGII; encoded by the coding sequence ATGAGCGCCTGGAACGAGGGCTACACTACCGACGTCCAGTACACGTCATTCTTCCACGCCGAGATCGCGCCCAGCCATATCGCCTTCGCCGCCCTGATGGCGGGCCAGAGGGCGCCGGACCTGTCGGGGGCCTTCAGCTACTGCGAACTGGGCAGCGGCCAGGGGGTGACCCTGAACGCCATCGCCGCCCTGCACCCGCAGGCCCGGTTCTGGGGGTTCGACTTCAACCCCGCCCAGATCGCCAACGCCGCGCGGCTGGCCGACCGGGCGGGCCTTGGCAACGTGCAGTTCCGCGACTGGAGCTTCGCCCAGGCGCTGGACAACGAGGCGCAGCTGCCGCGCTTTGACGTGATCGCCCTGCACGGGATCCTGTCGTGGGTGTCGGAGCAGAATCGCGAGGAGATCGTGCGGTTCATCGACCGGACGCTGAAGCCCGGCGGGATCGTCTACGCCTCCTACAACACCCAGCCGGGCTGGGCGCAGATGGCGCCGTTCCGCCAGCTGGCGCGCGAACATTACCTGCGCCATCCGGGCCGCTCGGACCTGCATGTCCCGTCGATCCTCGCCTTCGCAGACGCCTTCACCGAGATCGGAGCGGCCTACTTCAAGGCCAATCCCGTGGTGGAGAAGCGGTTGGAAGCCATGCGAAAGCAGCCGGCGGCCTATCTGGCGCACGAGTTCCTCAACACCCACTGGGAGGCTTTCTACGTCACCGACATCGCCCGCCAGATGGCCGGCGCGCGGCTGGACTACATGACGTCGGCGACCCTGATCGAGAACGTGGCCGTGGCCTCCCTGCCGCCGGGGGTGACGGCCATGCTGGCCGATCACATGCCCGACGACCGCCTGTGGCAAGAGTTGGCCAAGGACTTCGCCTGCAACAAGATGTTCCGCCGCGACCTCTATGTGCGCGGGCTCAACCCGCTTTCAGCGACGGATCACGCGGCGATGCTGGGCGAACTGCGCCTGGCCCTAGCCGTGCCACGCGAGGCGGTGAAGCTGGCGTTTCAGGGGCCGGTGGGCGAGGCCGGCGGAGCGGCGGCGGTCTATGACCCGATCCTCGACCGCCTGGCCAAGGGCGCGGCGAGTTTTGGGGAGCTGATCGCCGTCACGCCCGGAAAGGACCGGGCCAAGACCCTGCAGGCGGTCACCCTGCTGGTCCACTCCAAGCAGGTGCTGCCGGTCGCCGACAAGGTGGATGGCAAGGCGGCCCGCGTCCTCAACATCGTGCTCACCGCCGCTCAATTCGCGGGCGAGAGCTATGGCGTCGTCGTGGCGCCGAAGGCGCGCACGGCGCTTCAGGTTTCCGGCGATGAGCTGATGCTGCTGGGCGGCCTGCTGGCGGGGCGCAAGACCGCGGCCGAAGCGGCCGGCCACGCGGTGGAGCGTCTGGCCGCCAACGGTCGCGCGCCGCAGCAGGAGGGGAAAGCCCTCAAAGGCGAGGCCGCCGTGGCCTTCCTGACCGGGCGATTCGCCCCGCTGATGGAGGCCAAGCTGGGCGTTTGGAAAGACCTTGGGATCATCTGA